A genomic region of Herbaspirillum sp. DW155 contains the following coding sequences:
- a CDS encoding NAD(P)/FAD-dependent oxidoreductase → MLRISELTLPLSHTEDELNAAILDRLGITADALVSFTLFRRSYDARKKTAITLTYTIDAEVKDEAAVLARHAKKTNIGPTPDTSYHYVTRAPATLRKRPVVIGFGPCGLFAALILAEMGFNPLILERGKTVRERTKDTWGLWRQRELKPESNVQFGEGGAGTFSDGKLYSQVKDPKHYGRKVLAEFVAADAPPEIMYVSKPHIGTFRLVKMIQLMREKIEKLGGEFRFEQRVEDVLIEDGHIRGLTLNTGEQIEADHVVLAIGHSARDTFEMLYERGVYIEAKPFSIGFRAEHPQSLIDKCRFGPGAGHPILGAADYKLVHHASNGRSVYSFCMCPGGTVVAATSEPGRVVTNGMSQYSRNERNANSGIVVGISPADYPGHPLAGIAFQREWESRAYELGGGNYNAPGQLVGDFIANRPSTRLGSVEPSYKPGVTLGDLNPSLPKYAIDAIREALPAFEKQIRGYSMHDAVLTGIETRTSSPIRIKRDDHTLQSLNTKGLYPAGEGAGYAGGIMSAAIDGIRVAEALALDIVAQS, encoded by the coding sequence ATGTTGCGCATCTCTGAACTGACCCTTCCGCTGAGCCATACGGAAGACGAACTGAACGCCGCCATCCTCGACCGCCTGGGCATCACGGCCGATGCGCTGGTGTCCTTCACGCTGTTTCGCCGCAGCTACGATGCCCGCAAGAAGACGGCCATCACCCTGACCTACACCATCGACGCCGAGGTGAAGGACGAGGCGGCCGTGCTGGCGCGTCATGCGAAGAAGACCAACATCGGTCCCACGCCCGATACCTCCTACCACTACGTTACGCGCGCACCGGCCACGCTCAGGAAGCGTCCGGTGGTGATCGGCTTCGGTCCCTGCGGTCTGTTTGCGGCGCTGATCCTGGCCGAGATGGGCTTCAATCCGCTCATCCTGGAACGCGGCAAGACCGTGCGCGAGCGCACCAAGGACACCTGGGGCCTGTGGCGCCAGCGCGAATTGAAACCGGAATCGAACGTGCAATTCGGCGAAGGCGGAGCCGGCACCTTCTCCGACGGCAAGCTCTACAGCCAGGTCAAGGACCCCAAGCACTATGGCCGCAAGGTGCTGGCCGAATTCGTGGCCGCCGATGCGCCGCCCGAAATCATGTACGTCAGCAAGCCCCACATCGGTACCTTCCGCCTGGTCAAGATGATCCAGTTGATGCGCGAGAAGATCGAGAAGCTGGGCGGTGAATTCCGCTTCGAGCAGCGCGTCGAGGACGTGCTCATCGAAGACGGCCACATCCGTGGCCTGACGCTCAACACCGGCGAACAAATCGAAGCCGACCACGTGGTGCTGGCCATCGGCCACAGCGCCCGCGATACCTTCGAGATGCTCTACGAGCGCGGCGTCTACATCGAGGCCAAGCCCTTCTCCATCGGTTTCCGCGCCGAGCATCCGCAGTCGCTGATCGACAAGTGCCGCTTCGGTCCCGGTGCCGGCCATCCCATCCTGGGCGCGGCCGATTACAAGCTGGTGCACCATGCCTCCAATGGCCGTTCGGTCTACAGCTTCTGCATGTGCCCCGGCGGCACGGTGGTGGCGGCCACTTCCGAGCCGGGCCGTGTGGTCACCAATGGCATGAGCCAGTATTCGCGCAACGAGCGCAATGCCAACAGCGGCATCGTGGTGGGCATCTCGCCGGCCGATTATCCGGGCCATCCGCTGGCCGGCATCGCCTTCCAGCGCGAGTGGGAAAGCCGCGCTTACGAACTGGGCGGCGGCAACTACAATGCGCCCGGACAGCTGGTGGGCGACTTCATCGCCAATCGTCCCTCGACCCGGCTGGGCAGCGTGGAGCCGTCCTACAAGCCCGGCGTGACGCTGGGTGACCTGAATCCTTCCCTGCCCAAGTACGCCATCGATGCCATCCGCGAAGCACTGCCCGCGTTCGAGAAGCAGATCCGTGGCTATTCCATGCACGACGCCGTGCTGACCGGCATCGAGACGCGCACGTCCTCGCCGATCCGCATCAAGCGCGATGACCACACCCTGCAGAGCCTCAATACCAAGGGTTTGTATCCCGCTGGCGAGGGGGCCGGTTATGCCGGCGGCATCATGTCGGCCGCCATCGATGGCATCCGCGTGGCCGAGGCGCTGGCGCTGGATATCGTGGCGCAGTCCTGA
- a CDS encoding YXWGXW repeat-containing protein — MKKTTSRLTFALLATLCALGATVATAPAAQAQVVGVDVRIGTPPPAPRYEVVPPPRHGYAWAPGYWAWNGYRHVWVGGHWERMRREYVRYEPAHWQPGPGGWVFIPGHWVR, encoded by the coding sequence ATGAAAAAGACGACAAGCCGCCTCACCTTCGCCCTTCTCGCCACCCTGTGCGCCCTCGGCGCCACCGTCGCCACGGCCCCCGCCGCACAGGCCCAGGTGGTCGGCGTGGACGTGCGCATCGGCACGCCACCGCCCGCCCCGCGCTATGAAGTCGTACCGCCGCCGCGCCACGGCTATGCCTGGGCGCCCGGTTACTGGGCCTGGAACGGCTATCGCCACGTCTGGGTCGGCGGCCACTGGGAACGCATGCGCCGCGAATACGTACGCTATGAGCCGGCCCACTGGCAGCCCGGTCCGGGCGGCTGGGTCTTCATTCCGGGTCACTGGGTGCGCTGA
- the mnmC gene encoding FAD-dependent 5-carboxymethylaminomethyl-2-thiouridine(34) oxidoreductase MnmC: MPARPLQLASPELLAAWRAEAAAITRTLHAAPDCLREQHSATVLDLHFGLGHAFFATWHAFARQRAAGQGAAHLHYVAILPHPPCADALHDDLTYAQALRAAWPLPLPGAHRLLLDEGRVTLTLIWGAVEEELARLEAPVDLFYLHADPTRFDPAAPPWHAHACKRLARLAWTGARALVFGAAGQPALAAAMRQVGWQAEEREGALALRYAPTWARPATHVAATGTPLRRGPYHSRHALVIGAGLAGTAAAERLSARGWRVELIDAGPDVATRASGNHGGLFMPALARDDSPLARLTRAAFLFAAQRWQDLGGVGLSDDAAIKGECCGILQFGRDAKQALSFEQGAQQWQYPPRYARWMPADETAAVLGMPTMGGGYFFPEAGWLNPPSVCRRLLAVARAQGEVKTHFNRAVARLQRGQEQWQALDAEGELIAQAPLVILAGGAQARALAQAAGLPLNAVRGQVTHLPAAGFPDLPHALCGDGYLTRPYAGQVCMGATYDRFDDASLRADSHAENLGRLQHMLPQIAAHTTLPQADENLAGRVGQRCIAPDRLPLVGALPGEPGLFGLLGYASRGLIWAPLMAELLAAMIEREPLPLPRDLVTALDPARFGADSATALSAPSDPE, from the coding sequence ATGCCTGCTCGTCCCCTTCAACTGGCCAGCCCCGAACTGCTGGCTGCCTGGCGCGCCGAGGCCGCTGCGATCACGCGCACACTGCATGCCGCCCCCGACTGCCTGCGCGAACAACACAGCGCCACCGTGCTGGATCTGCATTTCGGCCTGGGCCATGCCTTCTTCGCCACCTGGCATGCCTTTGCCCGCCAGCGTGCAGCGGGGCAGGGCGCAGCGCATCTGCATTACGTCGCCATCCTGCCGCATCCGCCGTGCGCAGACGCCCTTCACGACGATCTGACTTATGCACAGGCCTTGCGCGCAGCATGGCCACTGCCGCTGCCGGGCGCGCATCGCCTGCTGCTCGATGAGGGGCGGGTGACGCTGACCCTGATCTGGGGGGCGGTCGAAGAAGAGCTGGCGCGGCTGGAAGCGCCAGTGGACCTGTTCTACCTGCATGCCGATCCGACCCGCTTCGACCCTGCCGCACCACCCTGGCATGCCCACGCCTGCAAGCGGCTGGCACGCCTGGCCTGGACGGGCGCGCGGGCGCTGGTGTTCGGGGCGGCCGGGCAGCCCGCGCTGGCGGCGGCGATGCGCCAGGTGGGTTGGCAGGCAGAGGAGCGGGAAGGCGCGCTCGCCCTGCGCTACGCGCCCACCTGGGCCAGGCCCGCCACCCATGTGGCTGCCACCGGTACGCCTTTGCGGCGTGGTCCGTACCACTCGCGCCATGCCTTGGTGATCGGCGCCGGACTGGCCGGCACCGCCGCCGCCGAGCGCCTGAGCGCACGCGGCTGGCGCGTCGAGCTCATCGATGCCGGTCCGGACGTGGCCACGCGGGCTTCGGGCAATCACGGCGGCCTGTTCATGCCGGCGCTGGCGCGCGACGATAGTCCGCTGGCCCGCCTCACGCGTGCCGCCTTCCTGTTCGCGGCGCAGCGCTGGCAGGATTTGGGCGGCGTGGGCTTGAGCGATGACGCGGCGATCAAGGGCGAATGCTGCGGCATCCTGCAATTCGGCCGCGATGCCAAACAGGCCTTGTCCTTCGAGCAGGGCGCGCAGCAGTGGCAGTATCCGCCGCGCTATGCGCGCTGGATGCCGGCCGACGAGACGGCCGCGGTGCTGGGCATGCCGACCATGGGCGGCGGCTATTTCTTCCCGGAAGCGGGCTGGCTCAATCCGCCCTCGGTGTGCCGCCGCCTGCTGGCCGTGGCCCGTGCGCAAGGGGAGGTGAAGACGCACTTCAACCGTGCCGTCGCCCGCCTGCAACGCGGGCAGGAACAATGGCAGGCACTGGACGCTGAGGGCGAGCTGATCGCCCAGGCGCCGCTGGTGATCCTGGCCGGCGGTGCGCAGGCGCGCGCGCTGGCGCAGGCGGCCGGGCTGCCCTTGAACGCGGTGCGCGGACAGGTCACGCATCTGCCGGCAGCGGGCTTCCCCGACCTGCCGCATGCGCTGTGTGGCGATGGCTACCTGACCCGGCCCTATGCCGGCCAGGTCTGCATGGGCGCCACGTATGACCGTTTCGACGATGCCAGCCTGCGTGCCGACAGTCATGCCGAGAACCTCGGCCGCCTGCAGCACATGCTGCCGCAGATCGCCGCGCACACCACCTTGCCGCAGGCCGATGAAAATCTGGCCGGCCGGGTCGGCCAGCGCTGCATCGCGCCGGACCGCCTCCCGCTGGTCGGTGCCTTGCCCGGCGAGCCAGGGCTCTTCGGCCTGCTGGGCTATGCCTCGCGTGGCCTGATCTGGGCGCCGCTGATGGCCGAACTGCTGGCCGCGATGATCGAGCGCGAGCCCTTGCCGCTGCCGCGCGATCTGGTGACGGCTCTGGACCCGGCCCGCTTTGGCGCGGACTCAGCGACCGCGCTCAGCGCACCCAGTGACCCGGAATGA
- a CDS encoding AEC family transporter: MLAIFNIVFPIFSLIFLGWACRKRNILSAGAASELNRFVIWLALPALLFDSMSRLKAEDFANLRFIGVFGAGVAVVFLITAWLRRRQQAAGADVIIDSLGSSYANTGFIGIPLCYLAFGSDGLPPSVIAMVMTACLLFAVAIVLLETCLHAQAALGQTVAKVGRSLVRNPIMIAPLAGIAVAVTGVSIPTGVQQLFKILGGAASPCALVSLGLFLAQPVRAGEGAPVWLLVAFKLLLQPAVTAVLAYWILPLPRLWADSAVLLAAMPIGTGPFMLAELYQREVTAMSRAILISTTLSLPTIAVILAWIGHH; this comes from the coding sequence ATGCTCGCCATCTTCAATATCGTCTTCCCGATCTTTTCGCTGATCTTCCTGGGCTGGGCCTGCCGCAAGCGCAACATCCTCTCGGCCGGGGCGGCCAGCGAACTGAACCGCTTCGTGATCTGGCTGGCCTTGCCGGCGCTGCTGTTCGATTCCATGTCGCGCCTGAAGGCGGAGGATTTCGCCAACCTGCGTTTCATCGGGGTCTTCGGTGCGGGTGTGGCGGTGGTGTTCCTGATCACGGCCTGGCTGCGGCGGCGCCAGCAGGCGGCGGGGGCCGACGTCATCATCGACAGCCTCGGCAGCTCCTATGCCAATACCGGCTTCATCGGGATTCCGCTGTGTTATCTGGCCTTCGGCAGCGACGGCTTGCCGCCCTCGGTGATCGCCATGGTGATGACGGCCTGCCTGCTCTTCGCGGTGGCCATCGTGTTGCTGGAAACCTGTCTGCACGCCCAGGCCGCCCTGGGGCAGACGGTCGCCAAGGTCGGCCGCTCGCTGGTGCGCAATCCCATCATGATCGCGCCGCTGGCCGGGATCGCGGTGGCCGTGACCGGCGTGAGCATTCCCACTGGCGTGCAGCAGCTCTTCAAGATCCTGGGCGGTGCGGCCAGCCCTTGCGCGCTGGTCTCGCTGGGCCTGTTCCTGGCGCAGCCGGTGCGCGCCGGCGAAGGCGCGCCCGTGTGGCTGCTGGTGGCCTTCAAGCTGCTGCTGCAGCCGGCCGTGACCGCCGTGCTGGCCTACTGGATCCTGCCGCTGCCGCGCCTGTGGGCCGACAGCGCGGTGCTGCTGGCGGCCATGCCGATCGGCACCGGGCCCTTCATGCTGGCCGAGCTGTATCAGCGCGAGGTCACCGCCATGTCGCGCGCCATCCTGATCTCCACCACCCTGTCGCTGCCCACCATCGCCGTGATCCTGGCCTGGATCGGGCATCATTGA